One segment of Paenibacillus sp. FSL R7-0337 DNA contains the following:
- a CDS encoding LCP family protein translates to MPPRKNRHAKAGKSKKKTLLWTLAIILLLIIGGLVYYFTAIYNQLDNLHKTGEDSPWANVPTASAEAVKPPEWEGTEPVNILLMGVDGRGVKKGEVPRSDTMLVASLDPVKKKFYVFSILRDTYVDIPDHGTQRINAAITYGPNTAMQTVSDLLGIPIQYYVYTDFQGFIKLVDAVGGVDYEVEKDMRYTTKADGPEYDIDLKKGFQHLDGKMALQYVRFRHDATSDFTRTERQRGFLKAVADKVISTTSIIKLPNILGQVTPYIDTNLDASDMWKLGAVGYDSSMGGSEQIPPMKLIREKTLKDGSQVISFSSEKALKQFVEDTLTAPEPSPTPGAEASPGSSPTASPGTK, encoded by the coding sequence ATGCCGCCAAGAAAGAACCGGCACGCAAAAGCCGGCAAGTCAAAGAAGAAAACGCTGCTCTGGACTCTGGCAATCATACTCCTTTTAATTATCGGAGGTCTGGTTTACTATTTCACTGCTATTTACAACCAGCTCGATAACCTCCACAAGACAGGCGAAGATTCTCCGTGGGCCAATGTACCGACAGCCTCGGCAGAAGCCGTAAAACCTCCCGAATGGGAAGGCACAGAGCCGGTCAACATCCTGCTTATGGGTGTGGATGGCCGCGGGGTGAAGAAGGGCGAGGTGCCGCGTTCCGACACCATGCTGGTAGCCTCACTTGATCCGGTAAAGAAGAAATTCTATGTCTTCTCTATTCTGCGTGATACGTATGTTGATATTCCCGACCACGGGACCCAGCGGATCAATGCCGCCATTACTTACGGACCCAATACGGCGATGCAGACGGTAAGCGACCTGCTCGGCATTCCGATTCAATATTATGTCTATACCGATTTCCAGGGCTTCATTAAGCTGGTGGATGCCGTGGGCGGTGTGGACTATGAGGTCGAAAAGGACATGCGCTACACCACTAAGGCAGACGGGCCTGAATACGATATTGATCTCAAAAAAGGCTTCCAGCACCTGGACGGAAAAATGGCGCTGCAATATGTACGCTTCCGCCATGATGCCACCTCCGACTTCACCCGGACCGAGCGCCAGCGCGGCTTCCTTAAGGCGGTGGCGGACAAGGTGATCAGCACCACTTCGATCATCAAGCTGCCGAATATTCTCGGTCAGGTTACGCCTTATATCGACACGAACCTTGACGCGAGCGACATGTGGAAGCTGGGCGCTGTAGGTTATGACAGCTCTATGGGCGGCAGCGAGCAGATTCCGCCGATGAAGCTGATCCGGGAGAAGACCCTCAAGGACGGCTCCCAGGTGATAAGCTTCAGCAGCGAGAAGGCACTGAAGCAGTTCGTAGAGGATACACTCACTGCACCAGAACCATCGCCAACTCCTGGAGCAGAGGCTTCACCAGGCAGCAGTCCTACAGCATCACCGGGAACAAAGTAA
- a CDS encoding glutamate-1-semialdehyde 2,1-aminomutase, with amino-acid sequence MNRSTSEQLYEEALQHIVGGVNSPSRSFKAVGGGAPVFMKRAGGSRFWDEDGNEYIDYLAAYGPIITGHSHPHITTAITEAAQNGLLYGTPTRLEIKLAKMLKEAIPSMDKVRFVNSGTEAVMTTIRVARAYTKRSKIIKFAGCYHGHSDLVLVAAGSGPSTLGIPDSAGVPASIAQEVITVPFNDLDALREALEKWGQDVAAVMVEPIVGNFGMVMPQPGFLEGLCKLTHENGSLVIYDEVITAFRFHYGSTQTYTGLANHEEIIPDLTALGKIIGGGLPIGAYGGRKHVMEQVAPLGPAYQAGTMAGNPASISAGIACLEVLSAEGVYDEMERLAIRLTEGLQASAGRHGIPLTINRIRGAFSTHFCSHPITNYEEAQDTDGEMFASFFRHMLSRGINLAPSKYEAWFLTTAHTDADIDLTLEAAEASFAAMAAEK; translated from the coding sequence ATGAACCGCAGCACATCAGAACAGTTATACGAGGAAGCTCTCCAGCATATTGTCGGGGGTGTGAACAGCCCCTCCCGCTCCTTTAAGGCCGTAGGCGGAGGAGCTCCTGTCTTCATGAAACGCGCCGGAGGCTCACGCTTCTGGGATGAGGACGGCAATGAATATATTGATTATCTGGCCGCCTACGGCCCGATCATAACCGGACATTCCCACCCGCATATCACCACTGCCATTACAGAGGCCGCGCAGAACGGCCTGCTCTACGGAACACCAACCCGGCTTGAGATCAAGCTGGCCAAGATGCTGAAGGAAGCCATTCCTTCGATGGACAAAGTACGCTTCGTCAACTCCGGTACAGAAGCCGTCATGACGACCATCCGCGTCGCCCGTGCCTACACCAAGCGCAGCAAAATCATCAAATTCGCCGGCTGTTATCACGGCCACTCTGACCTTGTGCTTGTAGCCGCAGGCTCAGGCCCGTCGACCCTGGGCATTCCAGACAGCGCAGGCGTTCCGGCCAGCATCGCCCAAGAGGTCATCACCGTTCCCTTCAATGATCTGGATGCCCTGCGTGAAGCATTGGAGAAATGGGGCCAGGATGTAGCTGCCGTTATGGTTGAGCCGATTGTCGGCAACTTCGGTATGGTTATGCCGCAGCCGGGCTTCCTGGAAGGCCTGTGCAAGCTGACGCACGAGAACGGCTCCCTGGTTATCTATGATGAAGTCATTACCGCCTTCCGTTTCCACTATGGCTCCACCCAGACCTATACGGGTCTTGCGAATCATGAGGAGATCATTCCCGATCTGACTGCCCTTGGCAAAATCATCGGCGGCGGGCTGCCGATCGGCGCTTACGGCGGCCGCAAGCATGTCATGGAGCAGGTCGCTCCGCTCGGTCCTGCTTATCAGGCCGGCACGATGGCCGGTAACCCCGCCTCCATCTCAGCAGGGATCGCCTGCCTGGAGGTGCTTAGCGCAGAAGGCGTCTATGACGAGATGGAGCGGCTGGCCATCCGCCTGACCGAAGGACTTCAGGCATCCGCGGGCCGTCACGGCATTCCGCTGACCATCAACCGGATACGCGGCGCATTCTCTACGCATTTTTGCAGCCATCCTATTACGAATTATGAGGAGGCGCAGGATACCGATGGTGAAATGTTCGCCAGCTTCTTCCGGCATATGCTGAGCCGGGGCATCAATCTGGCCCCGTCCAAATATGAGGCGTGGTTCCTGACCACAGCCCACACAGACGCCGACATTGACCTCACCCTCGAGGCGGCAGAGGCTTCGTTCGCGGCTATGGCTGCGGAGAAGTAA
- the bcp gene encoding thioredoxin-dependent thiol peroxidase — translation MNITIGDKVPDFTLPASTGASISLSDYRGRKVLLYFYPKDSTPACTQEACDFRDAHDTITANGAVVLGISADPLASHSKFIAKNSLPFPLLSDEEHTVSELFGVWQLKKLYGKEFMGIVRSTFLIDEEGILRAEWRKVRVKGHVEAALEQIVK, via the coding sequence ATGAATATCACTATAGGCGACAAGGTTCCGGACTTCACACTCCCTGCCTCAACAGGGGCTAGCATCAGCTTAAGCGACTATCGCGGCAGGAAGGTGCTGCTCTATTTCTATCCCAAGGACAGTACTCCGGCCTGCACTCAAGAGGCTTGTGATTTTCGCGATGCCCACGATACGATTACTGCGAATGGGGCAGTTGTCCTGGGAATCAGCGCCGATCCTCTGGCCTCGCACAGCAAATTTATTGCCAAGAACAGCCTGCCCTTTCCGCTATTGTCCGATGAGGAGCATACGGTGAGTGAATTATTCGGCGTATGGCAGCTTAAGAAGCTCTACGGCAAGGAATTCATGGGCATTGTCCGTTCTACTTTTCTAATTGATGAGGAAGGCATTCTGAGAGCGGAGTGGCGAAAGGTCAGAGTGAAGGGCCATGTAGAGGCCGCATTAGAACAAATCGTGAAATAA